The genomic stretch CTGGCCCCATTTCAAAATAGAAACGTGCCATGATCTGTGGCAATTAGTGTATTTAGTTCAGTGATGATATGTTGATGTCAACTGGTGTGTATCCAGCGGATTTAGTAGGCTCTGTGGTCTCATGGTAATAATATGTGACACTAATCTACAGAAGTGTCTCTTGGTGGGAACGTCATGAGATAGCTTCCCTAAAATCCAGATCACCTCTAGAGATAAATCTGGTTTATTCTAACTCCCGAGTACAGATTTTTTATGCTAGATTGTTCCTCTTATTCTGTTGTGAGTACCTCTTCAGTATTGTGTCATTAACGTCCTTTCACATATTTTTTGTCCTTAAAATCCTTAGATGCCTTGTCGTGATAGTTTGTTGAGAGTTGTTACTGTCAGAAGACTTCCTTGTTGGTTCAAAAGATTTTCTGTTATGCAATGCTTTGTAGAAGGAAGGATTAACTTTTACCACATTGTGCATTAAACTTGAGATGCATTTGAGTTATACTTTGAACTATTGGAATTAATGTATCCTATCGTCCTTAAGTAAATTTTACTTAGACTAACTTTTTAACTGGTCAACAAGGCATCATTTAAGTCATTTATGAAGTTAATCTAAAATTAACGTCTAGGATTTTTAGTTGTTACTGTCGTTATGTTGATAGCTTCAAATCATATGTGATGCGTTGCGGTTGACATCTGCACAGTAGAATGAAGAATTACAAAGCGTGATATTCAATTTTGTCATGCTAAACTTACTCCCTGTTACTTTTAGGTGCGCCTCCTAGCCATGCAGGTACGTCAGCTAGGTTCTCCACGCTCCATAACTGTTCTCAACGGAGGTTCTGGACAATCAGGTTTGTCTTGCTTGCTGCAGCATTTTCTTCTAAAAATTGTTAATATGCTAAAGTGTCAAATAGTATGTCTTTGACTGGGGGTAATAATATCCTACCAATATTAGTGACGCGTTGCATGCACAAACACCCTAGTCTTGTCATTAGTTATTTTGTGGATTATAAATTCTGCTTGTTTCATCTATCCTAATTCACTTCTTCCTACTTCTGGACAGTATTGTTGCACTGAACCTTGCTATAGTTTTCATTTTCTCCGTGCTACGGAAGATGATCTTCTCTTAGGCAATGAATTCAGCCTATTTTATTCTTTTGTAGATTATTACAGAAAAAATGCCTAGCTATTGTGTGACTTGCGTGGTCAAACAAACTTTTACTGTCGTGATACAtgcctatttttttttttttttgtagattatTACAGAAACAATTCCTAGCTATTGTGTGAGTTGTGTGGCAAACAAACTTTTACTGTCGTGATACATTCATGGTGACTATGTTCCTAATGTTTTTGCAGGATTATCGGGACTAATAGTACCTGCGGCAACTGTTGGGGCACTCGGTTATGGTTATATGTGGTGGAAAGTATGTTCTTTCCATCATGGCTTTTATTTTCCTGTATTGCTCACTATATGTTTAGCTGCCAAAATTATAGGATCTATCATTTCTACTATTCTCCTTTCTTTTATTCATGGATGCAGTCTTATTTAGTTGTGGTTTCTTAAGTTGCATCTTTTCTCCTCAAACTATTATAATATCATCCGGCTTCTGTAAGTACAATATTTTTCTTgaagaaaaaatattttaaagtgTCAATCCTTCTACAGGGAATCTCTTTTGCGGACTTGATGTATGTCACCAAGCAAAACATGGCAAACGTTGTTTCAAGTATGACTAAACATCTGGAGCAAGTCCAGACCTCTCTTGCTGTAAGTATTAATTCTGCTCCTAGTTCCTCATCAGAAAATATATCATTTCCATTCCTTTCCAGAATAAAGAGTTAAATTTAGGTAGGTCCTAGGTATTAAATGACTCTAATATGGTACTACATAGCTAGGATGCTGAGTTTTGTAGTTTCTTCTGCTTATAGAACTAGCACTACTCCAGAAATCTAGTTGACAGTCCAACTTGGTAGGTCATTGTTGTGTTGATAATGTTATCTTGTTGCCTATAAAAAGGGTTATTAACATGACATTCTCTTTTAGTTAACCAACTATCTTGGGTACAGAAAAAAACAGCTATTGATTGGACGTGCCCTATTTTCTTACTATTTGCAGCAGCAATCTTAATTTTGCTCGATGCGTAAACTGATATTTACTTGAAGCTGTTGAAGATGAACTGCAAATTTTCTTCCAAAGTGTTCGCTGTCTTTTGCCACTTGGTTTGATGTCATATTTGAGATATTTTGTAGACTGTAGTTTCATATTGTATGTTTTCTAATACTAAAATGAGTATCTTTTGATTATGCAGGCTGCTAAAAAGCATTTGACACAACGTATTGAGAAGTTGGATGACAAATTGGATCAGCAAAAGGCGCTTTCTGGGCAAATAAAAGATGATGTACTGTCTCCGTAACACCTTCATATGAATCTGCATACCTACATTTCTTAGAAGTGCATATCAGTTCGGTAGTAAATTTTTTGAAGTATCACATATGATAACCTGGTAAAAAAACATATGATAGTTCTAGGTGCGATAGATAAATGTAATTTAAAATTTATTCTTTATTAATTGTGTTAAGTGCATGCAATGTATATGGTTTCAGATATATACTTTTCTATTCAGGTTATTGGTGCACGATTAAAGCTTGAGACTATTGGTTCAGAGATTAGGAACATCAAGGATTTAGTCTGGGGTCTGGTGAGTGTATTTCTGCTTACCTGTTGGTTGGCATGATATGATTGTTGTTTTCAGGTTTATATTAATTCGTATTGCTTCTGCAGGATGAGAAGATGGATTCAATGGAAGCTAAGCAGGTTGGTTTCACTTAGAAATGGTTTTGTTATTTCAGtcctttaatttgtattgtttaatCGATCAAAAACTGCGAGGAATAATGTGTTTTGTACATACGAGCAATTCTGTGATAAATGCTCTCATTAGTTGCACATAACCTGGAATCACTGCACACAATTGCTGATATGCCAATCTTAGTTCATATGTATAAATCAGCCGGATTGAAGTTTGCGAGGGAAGTCCTGAGAAAATCTCTTAAAATCTTGCATGCATTTTGTGGATTGCTGTGTTCGCGCAATTACTGGAATGACATGCCTGCCCTGAATCCTCCTCCCCTCTTCTAAATTTTACTACGGTATCCTAatttcttatcaaataaaatgatACTTCCAAACTGTGAAATTCTTTTTCATCACTTTCAAAGTTGAGGTTACCTATATTTGTTTAATATGATGAAGTCATATTTTTTTTTCATATGGTAACTAATGGTATTTTGCCAACAGAATTTTTCATGCGCCGGTGTGATGTACCTCTGCCAATTCATAGAGCAAAATGGTGGGAAGCTCCCAGAACGCCTGGTATGATTCTATATCGTGTTGTAGACTCTTGCTTGAGACATGAACTATCCGTATTAGATCTTCATTTTTGGACCTCTATGCATGTATGCTGCCTTGCACCTGTATGCGGGTCATGATTCATGAGTTCCATTTGCAGATATTTTCTTGGTAAATTAGCAAATTTGTACAGTTCGTTTGCTTTTTCTTTGTTTAAAGTTTATGTCCTGAGATATTTAATCTAAGCTTCGACAGCTATTTTTCCATGTGATTAATATTCTCCTTTGGTTTGTGCAGGAAGGCATTAAGCCATCTGCGAAGCGTTTTTCGTCAATTGGCATACAGGTTGGTCTTGATATTTTGGCCACGATGGTAGGCTGTTGTGTTCTGCATGCATGCCTATATCTCTTGATATAAACAACCGCTTATGCTTAAAATAATGGGGTGGTCATGAAAATTGGAAATTAACATGTTGTCAATCTCTTTACCCTAGAGAAAGTTTAGTACAGACACCTTGCATTTTATAAAAAGAAACAGTGACCAGAAATAGCGCGGATAAATTTTGCATAATGACGACATGAGCTGTTAATAGTTTCATTTGAACTGTTACATTGACTACTTAATTCCATTACTTCTCAGGGTTTGCAACTAGCCATAGAAACAGGGGATTTCAGTGATTTCAGCAATGCTGATTCCACTGACAAGATAAGCAGGTTTGAGGACTGAACCTTGCAGATTTGTCCACTTTTACTTCTGGATTTGTACTGATATAATGACCAAATAAACTAAGTCAACCCTGTGTTTTTTTGAAGGTCCAACTCGTTGAAGTCTGTCAGCTGATT from Lolium rigidum isolate FL_2022 chromosome 4, APGP_CSIRO_Lrig_0.1, whole genome shotgun sequence encodes the following:
- the LOC124708282 gene encoding uncharacterized protein LOC124708282, yielding MAMAQAGIGVTRVVMLIGAGMAGSVVLRNGRLSEILTEMQEFLEKADKGKEGGGGGADHGISDALNEVRLLAMQVRQLGSPRSITVLNGGSGQSGLSGLIVPAATVGALGYGYMWWKGISFADLMYVTKQNMANVVSSMTKHLEQVQTSLAAAKKHLTQRIEKLDDKLDQQKALSGQIKDDVIGARLKLETIGSEIRNIKDLVWGLDEKMDSMEAKQNFSCAGVMYLCQFIEQNGGKLPERLEGIKPSAKRFSSIGIQGLQLAIETGDFSDFSNADSTDKISRSNSLKSVS